One part of the Vitis riparia cultivar Riparia Gloire de Montpellier isolate 1030 chromosome 15, EGFV_Vit.rip_1.0, whole genome shotgun sequence genome encodes these proteins:
- the LOC117931702 gene encoding ATP-dependent DNA helicase 2 subunit KU80-like isoform X7 — MDMLIKKFLLTKRGKIKKRLCLITSALCPTKGPYKGAKEDEIGTIAEQMTAHGMRLECIVARGRLSGNMNMRIMEENDLLLKLFSKKTIAKTVYVECPTSLLGALRTRNVAPVTIFRGDLELSPKMEIKVWVYKKSAEELPVLKLYSDEAPPTDKFATHEVRVNLQYKSVEDPSKVVPLTQRIKGYSYGPQVVPISSAEWEAVKFEPEKGVKLLGFTDASNIMRHYYKKDVNIFIAEPGNTKAILAVSALARAMKEMNKVAILRCVWRRKQRNAIIGILTPNVSEKDSVPDSFYFNILPYAEDVQEFQFPSFSNLPLSWQPNEGQQEAADNLVQMLYLAPFGREESLLPDVTPNPVLERFYRYLELKSKKPYAAVPPVDKTLKTITEPDPKLLAQNKSIIDEFKRRFELKQNPKLKKSTRDRQSGVKEEANIGESSDAGAINSVENTSVITMVKKIGDSTPIQDFEAMMSHTESPEWVGKAIKEMKNKIFDLVQNSNERDNHLKALDCLVAFRKGCILEQKPTEFSNFLLHIYKFCKYHNLNSFCESLASKEIMLIPKTEVTDSEVTEDEARSFMVKKEPILE, encoded by the exons ATGGATATGTTGATAAAGAAATTTCTATTGACAAAAAGGGGAAAGATAAAGAAACGTCTTTGCCTTATTACAAGTGCACTATGTCCTACCAAGGGTCCATATAAAGGAGCAAAAGAAGATGAAATTGGCACCATTGCTGAACAAATGACTGCACATGGCATGAGGCTGGAATGTATAGTTGCAAGGGGGAGGCTAAGTGGCAATATGAATATGAGAATAATGGAGGAGAATGATCTTCTATTGAAACTATTTTCCAAGAAGACAATTGCAAAGACAGTGTATGTTGAGTGTCCTACTTCATTATTAGGCGCCCTTAGAACTCGGAACGTAGCACCTGTTACAATATTCAGAGGTGATCTTGAATTAAGCCCCAAAATGGAGATCAAG GTATGGGTTTACAAGAAATCAGCTGAAGAGCTCCCTGTACTGAAACTATATTCAGATGAAGCTCCTCCTACTGATAAATTTGCCACACATGAAGTCAGGGTAAATCTTCAGTATAAAAGTGTTGAAGATCCTAGCAAAGTTGTACCTCTGACGCAAAGGATTAAAGGTTATAGTTATGGACCTCAAGTTGTTCCAATTTCATCTGCTGAATGGGAAGCTGTCAAATTCGAACCAGAAAAGGGTGTGAAGCTTCTAGGATTCACTGATGCTTCAAACATAATGCG CCACTATTACAAGAAGGATGTCAACATCTTCATTGCTGAGCCAGGAAATACAAAGGCTATTCTTGCAGTTTCTGCCTTAGCAAGAGCAATGAAGGAAATGAACAAGGTAGCAATTTTGCGCTGTGTTTGGAGACGAAAACAGAGAAATGCTATCATAGGGATCTTGACACCCAATGTATCTGAAAAAGATAGTGTT CCTGATTCGTTTTACTTTAATATACTTCCCTATGCTGAGGATGTTCAAGAATTTCAGTTTCCATCTTTCAGCAATCTTCCTTTGTCATGGCAGCCAAATGAAGGACAGCAAGAAGCAGCAGATAACTTGGTCCAGATGCTTTATCTTGCACCATTTGGCAGAGAGGAATCTCTCTTACCTGATGTTACACCCAATCCTGTTCTGGAG CGTTTTTATCGTTATCTTGAGTTGAAGTCGAAGAAGCCATATGCAGCTGTTCCTCCAGTTGACAAAACCCTCAAAACAATAACGGAGCCTGATCCAAAACTCCTTGCTCAAAACAAGTCCATAATTGATGAATTTAAAAGGCGGTTTGAACTCAAGCAGAATCCTAAG ctgaagaaatcaactagAGACAGACAGTCTGGTGTGAAAGAGGAAGCAAATATTGGAGAGAGTAGTGATGCTGGAGCCATCAATTCTGTTGAAAATACATCTGTAATTACTATGGTTAAGAAGATTGGAGATTCAACTCCTATTCAAGATTTTGAAGCCATGATGTCACACACAGAAAGCCCAGAGTGGGTTGGTAAAGCAATCAAGGAGATGAAGAACAAGATTTTTGACCTGGTGCAAAATTCAAATGAAAGGGATAACCAtcttaaagcattggattgtctAGTTGCCTTTCGCAAGGGTTGCATCCTTGAGCAA AAACCGACAGAGTTCAGCAATTTCCTCCTCCATATTTACAAATTCTGCAAGTACCATAATCTCAACAGTTTCTGTGAATCCCTTGCATCAAAAGAAATCATGCTGATCCCCAAGACTGAAGTAACAGACAG TGAAGTTACAGAAGATGAGGCCAGAAGCTTTATGGTGAAAAAGGAGCCTATACTAGAGTAA
- the LOC117931702 gene encoding ATP-dependent DNA helicase 2 subunit KU80-like isoform X1: MIRNQEALVLLLDVSPPMHNFLPEVEKLCFMLLQKKLIYNKKDLVGIVLFGTKVTKNELTKKVGGYKHVLVSQDNKVVDGDLVEAVRELPRGTFAGEFLDAIVVGMDMLIKKFLLTKRGKIKKRLCLITSALCPTKGPYKGAKEDEIGTIAEQMTAHGMRLECIVARGRLSGNMNMRIMEENDLLLKLFSKKTIAKTVYVECPTSLLGALRTRNVAPVTIFRGDLELSPKMEIKVWVYKKSAEELPVLKLYSDEAPPTDKFATHEVRVNLQYKSVEDPSKVVPLTQRIKGYSYGPQVVPISSAEWEAVKFEPEKGVKLLGFTDASNIMRHYYKKDVNIFIAEPGNTKAILAVSALARAMKEMNKVAILRCVWRRKQRNAIIGILTPNVSEKDSVPDSFYFNILPYAEDVQEFQFPSFSNLPLSWQPNEGQQEAADNLVQMLYLAPFGREESLLPDVTPNPVLERFYRYLELKSKKPYAAVPPVDKTLKTITEPDPKLLAQNKSIIDEFKRRFELKQNPKLKKSTRDRQSGVKEEANIGESSDAGAINSVENTSVITMVKKIGDSTPIQDFEAMMSHTESPEWVGKAIKEMKNKIFDLVQNSNERDNHLKALDCLVAFRKGCILEQKPTEFSNFLLHIYKFCKYHNLNSFCESLASKEIMLIPKTEVTDSEVTEDEARSFMVKKEPILE, from the exons ATGATTCGAAATCAG GAGGCATTGGTTTTATTGCTTGATGTCAGTCCACCAATGCACAATTTTCTGCCAGAAGTTGAAAAACTCTGCTTCATGCTATTACAGAAGAAG CTGATCTACAACAAAAAAGATTTAGTTGGAATTGTTTTATTTGGAACTAAAG TTACTAAAAATGAGCTGACGAAGAAAGTGGGGGGATATAAGCATGTGCTGGTTTCACAGGATAACAAAGTTGTTGATGGTGATCTGGTTGAAGCTGTACGAGAACTTCCTCGAGGGACTTTTGCTGGTGAGT TTCTTGATGCTATTGTTGTTGGGATGGATATGTTGATAAAGAAATTTCTATTGACAAAAAGGGGAAAGATAAAGAAACGTCTTTGCCTTATTACAAGTGCACTATGTCCTACCAAGGGTCCATATAAAGGAGCAAAAGAAGATGAAATTGGCACCATTGCTGAACAAATGACTGCACATGGCATGAGGCTGGAATGTATAGTTGCAAGGGGGAGGCTAAGTGGCAATATGAATATGAGAATAATGGAGGAGAATGATCTTCTATTGAAACTATTTTCCAAGAAGACAATTGCAAAGACAGTGTATGTTGAGTGTCCTACTTCATTATTAGGCGCCCTTAGAACTCGGAACGTAGCACCTGTTACAATATTCAGAGGTGATCTTGAATTAAGCCCCAAAATGGAGATCAAG GTATGGGTTTACAAGAAATCAGCTGAAGAGCTCCCTGTACTGAAACTATATTCAGATGAAGCTCCTCCTACTGATAAATTTGCCACACATGAAGTCAGGGTAAATCTTCAGTATAAAAGTGTTGAAGATCCTAGCAAAGTTGTACCTCTGACGCAAAGGATTAAAGGTTATAGTTATGGACCTCAAGTTGTTCCAATTTCATCTGCTGAATGGGAAGCTGTCAAATTCGAACCAGAAAAGGGTGTGAAGCTTCTAGGATTCACTGATGCTTCAAACATAATGCG CCACTATTACAAGAAGGATGTCAACATCTTCATTGCTGAGCCAGGAAATACAAAGGCTATTCTTGCAGTTTCTGCCTTAGCAAGAGCAATGAAGGAAATGAACAAGGTAGCAATTTTGCGCTGTGTTTGGAGACGAAAACAGAGAAATGCTATCATAGGGATCTTGACACCCAATGTATCTGAAAAAGATAGTGTT CCTGATTCGTTTTACTTTAATATACTTCCCTATGCTGAGGATGTTCAAGAATTTCAGTTTCCATCTTTCAGCAATCTTCCTTTGTCATGGCAGCCAAATGAAGGACAGCAAGAAGCAGCAGATAACTTGGTCCAGATGCTTTATCTTGCACCATTTGGCAGAGAGGAATCTCTCTTACCTGATGTTACACCCAATCCTGTTCTGGAG CGTTTTTATCGTTATCTTGAGTTGAAGTCGAAGAAGCCATATGCAGCTGTTCCTCCAGTTGACAAAACCCTCAAAACAATAACGGAGCCTGATCCAAAACTCCTTGCTCAAAACAAGTCCATAATTGATGAATTTAAAAGGCGGTTTGAACTCAAGCAGAATCCTAAG ctgaagaaatcaactagAGACAGACAGTCTGGTGTGAAAGAGGAAGCAAATATTGGAGAGAGTAGTGATGCTGGAGCCATCAATTCTGTTGAAAATACATCTGTAATTACTATGGTTAAGAAGATTGGAGATTCAACTCCTATTCAAGATTTTGAAGCCATGATGTCACACACAGAAAGCCCAGAGTGGGTTGGTAAAGCAATCAAGGAGATGAAGAACAAGATTTTTGACCTGGTGCAAAATTCAAATGAAAGGGATAACCAtcttaaagcattggattgtctAGTTGCCTTTCGCAAGGGTTGCATCCTTGAGCAA AAACCGACAGAGTTCAGCAATTTCCTCCTCCATATTTACAAATTCTGCAAGTACCATAATCTCAACAGTTTCTGTGAATCCCTTGCATCAAAAGAAATCATGCTGATCCCCAAGACTGAAGTAACAGACAG TGAAGTTACAGAAGATGAGGCCAGAAGCTTTATGGTGAAAAAGGAGCCTATACTAGAGTAA
- the LOC117931702 gene encoding ATP-dependent DNA helicase 2 subunit KU80-like isoform X2 produces MIRNQEALVLLLDVSPPMHNFLPEVEKLCFMLLQKKLIYNKKDLVGIVLFGTKVTKNELTKKVGGYKHVLVSQDNKVVDGDLVEAVRELPRGTFAGEFLDAIVVGMDMLIKKFLLTKRGKIKKRLCLITSALCPTKGPYKGAKEDEIGTIAEQMTAHGMRLECIVARGRLSGNMNMRIMEENDLLLKLFSKKTIAKTVYVECPTSLLGALRTRNVAPVTIFRGDLELSPKMEIKVWVYKKSAEELPVLKLYSDEAPPTDKFATHEVRVNLQYKSVEDPSKVVPLTQRIKGYSYGPQVVPISSAEWEAVKFEPEKGVKLLGFTDASNIMRHYYKKDVNIFIAEPGNTKAILAVSALARAMKEMNKVAILRCVWRRKQRNAIIGILTPNVSEKDSVPDSFYFNILPYAEDVQEFQFPSFSNLPLSWQPNEGQQEAADNLVQMLYLAPFGREESLLPDVTPNPVLERFYRYLELKSKKPYAAVPPVDKTLKTITEPDPKLLAQNKSIIDEFKRRFELKQNPKLKKSTRDRQSGVKEEANIGESSDAGAINSVENTSVITMVKKIGDSTPIQDFEAMMSHTESPEWVGKAIKEMKNKIFDLVQNSNERDNHLKALDCLVAFRKGCILEQKPTEFSNFLLHIYKFCKYHNLNSFCESLASKEIMLIPKTEVTDSNS; encoded by the exons ATGATTCGAAATCAG GAGGCATTGGTTTTATTGCTTGATGTCAGTCCACCAATGCACAATTTTCTGCCAGAAGTTGAAAAACTCTGCTTCATGCTATTACAGAAGAAG CTGATCTACAACAAAAAAGATTTAGTTGGAATTGTTTTATTTGGAACTAAAG TTACTAAAAATGAGCTGACGAAGAAAGTGGGGGGATATAAGCATGTGCTGGTTTCACAGGATAACAAAGTTGTTGATGGTGATCTGGTTGAAGCTGTACGAGAACTTCCTCGAGGGACTTTTGCTGGTGAGT TTCTTGATGCTATTGTTGTTGGGATGGATATGTTGATAAAGAAATTTCTATTGACAAAAAGGGGAAAGATAAAGAAACGTCTTTGCCTTATTACAAGTGCACTATGTCCTACCAAGGGTCCATATAAAGGAGCAAAAGAAGATGAAATTGGCACCATTGCTGAACAAATGACTGCACATGGCATGAGGCTGGAATGTATAGTTGCAAGGGGGAGGCTAAGTGGCAATATGAATATGAGAATAATGGAGGAGAATGATCTTCTATTGAAACTATTTTCCAAGAAGACAATTGCAAAGACAGTGTATGTTGAGTGTCCTACTTCATTATTAGGCGCCCTTAGAACTCGGAACGTAGCACCTGTTACAATATTCAGAGGTGATCTTGAATTAAGCCCCAAAATGGAGATCAAG GTATGGGTTTACAAGAAATCAGCTGAAGAGCTCCCTGTACTGAAACTATATTCAGATGAAGCTCCTCCTACTGATAAATTTGCCACACATGAAGTCAGGGTAAATCTTCAGTATAAAAGTGTTGAAGATCCTAGCAAAGTTGTACCTCTGACGCAAAGGATTAAAGGTTATAGTTATGGACCTCAAGTTGTTCCAATTTCATCTGCTGAATGGGAAGCTGTCAAATTCGAACCAGAAAAGGGTGTGAAGCTTCTAGGATTCACTGATGCTTCAAACATAATGCG CCACTATTACAAGAAGGATGTCAACATCTTCATTGCTGAGCCAGGAAATACAAAGGCTATTCTTGCAGTTTCTGCCTTAGCAAGAGCAATGAAGGAAATGAACAAGGTAGCAATTTTGCGCTGTGTTTGGAGACGAAAACAGAGAAATGCTATCATAGGGATCTTGACACCCAATGTATCTGAAAAAGATAGTGTT CCTGATTCGTTTTACTTTAATATACTTCCCTATGCTGAGGATGTTCAAGAATTTCAGTTTCCATCTTTCAGCAATCTTCCTTTGTCATGGCAGCCAAATGAAGGACAGCAAGAAGCAGCAGATAACTTGGTCCAGATGCTTTATCTTGCACCATTTGGCAGAGAGGAATCTCTCTTACCTGATGTTACACCCAATCCTGTTCTGGAG CGTTTTTATCGTTATCTTGAGTTGAAGTCGAAGAAGCCATATGCAGCTGTTCCTCCAGTTGACAAAACCCTCAAAACAATAACGGAGCCTGATCCAAAACTCCTTGCTCAAAACAAGTCCATAATTGATGAATTTAAAAGGCGGTTTGAACTCAAGCAGAATCCTAAG ctgaagaaatcaactagAGACAGACAGTCTGGTGTGAAAGAGGAAGCAAATATTGGAGAGAGTAGTGATGCTGGAGCCATCAATTCTGTTGAAAATACATCTGTAATTACTATGGTTAAGAAGATTGGAGATTCAACTCCTATTCAAGATTTTGAAGCCATGATGTCACACACAGAAAGCCCAGAGTGGGTTGGTAAAGCAATCAAGGAGATGAAGAACAAGATTTTTGACCTGGTGCAAAATTCAAATGAAAGGGATAACCAtcttaaagcattggattgtctAGTTGCCTTTCGCAAGGGTTGCATCCTTGAGCAA AAACCGACAGAGTTCAGCAATTTCCTCCTCCATATTTACAAATTCTGCAAGTACCATAATCTCAACAGTTTCTGTGAATCCCTTGCATCAAAAGAAATCATGCTGATCCCCAAGACTGAAGTAACAGACAG CAACAGTTGA
- the LOC117931702 gene encoding ATP-dependent DNA helicase 2 subunit KU80-like isoform X5 produces MIRNQEALVLLLDVSPPMHNFLPEVEKLCFMLLQKKLIYNKKDLVGIVLFGTKVTKNELTKKVGGYKHVLVSQDNKVVDGDLVEAVRELPRGTFAGEFLDAIVVGMDMLIKKFLLTKRGKIKKRLCLITSALCPTKGPYKGAKEDEIGTIAEQMTAHGMRLECIVARGRLSGNMNMRIMEENDLLLKLFSKKTIAKTVYVECPTSLLGALRTRNVAPVTIFRGDLELSPKMEIKVWVYKKSAEELPVLKLYSDEAPPTDKFATHEVRVNLQYKSVEDPSKVVPLTQRIKGYSYGPQVVPISSAEWEAVKFEPEKGVKLLGFTDASNIMRHYYKKDVNIFIAEPGNTKAILAVSALARAMKEMNKVAILRCVWRRKQRNAIIGILTPNVSEKDSVPNEGQQEAADNLVQMLYLAPFGREESLLPDVTPNPVLERFYRYLELKSKKPYAAVPPVDKTLKTITEPDPKLLAQNKSIIDEFKRRFELKQNPKLKKSTRDRQSGVKEEANIGESSDAGAINSVENTSVITMVKKIGDSTPIQDFEAMMSHTESPEWVGKAIKEMKNKIFDLVQNSNERDNHLKALDCLVAFRKGCILEQKPTEFSNFLLHIYKFCKYHNLNSFCESLASKEIMLIPKTEVTDSEVTEDEARSFMVKKEPILE; encoded by the exons ATGATTCGAAATCAG GAGGCATTGGTTTTATTGCTTGATGTCAGTCCACCAATGCACAATTTTCTGCCAGAAGTTGAAAAACTCTGCTTCATGCTATTACAGAAGAAG CTGATCTACAACAAAAAAGATTTAGTTGGAATTGTTTTATTTGGAACTAAAG TTACTAAAAATGAGCTGACGAAGAAAGTGGGGGGATATAAGCATGTGCTGGTTTCACAGGATAACAAAGTTGTTGATGGTGATCTGGTTGAAGCTGTACGAGAACTTCCTCGAGGGACTTTTGCTGGTGAGT TTCTTGATGCTATTGTTGTTGGGATGGATATGTTGATAAAGAAATTTCTATTGACAAAAAGGGGAAAGATAAAGAAACGTCTTTGCCTTATTACAAGTGCACTATGTCCTACCAAGGGTCCATATAAAGGAGCAAAAGAAGATGAAATTGGCACCATTGCTGAACAAATGACTGCACATGGCATGAGGCTGGAATGTATAGTTGCAAGGGGGAGGCTAAGTGGCAATATGAATATGAGAATAATGGAGGAGAATGATCTTCTATTGAAACTATTTTCCAAGAAGACAATTGCAAAGACAGTGTATGTTGAGTGTCCTACTTCATTATTAGGCGCCCTTAGAACTCGGAACGTAGCACCTGTTACAATATTCAGAGGTGATCTTGAATTAAGCCCCAAAATGGAGATCAAG GTATGGGTTTACAAGAAATCAGCTGAAGAGCTCCCTGTACTGAAACTATATTCAGATGAAGCTCCTCCTACTGATAAATTTGCCACACATGAAGTCAGGGTAAATCTTCAGTATAAAAGTGTTGAAGATCCTAGCAAAGTTGTACCTCTGACGCAAAGGATTAAAGGTTATAGTTATGGACCTCAAGTTGTTCCAATTTCATCTGCTGAATGGGAAGCTGTCAAATTCGAACCAGAAAAGGGTGTGAAGCTTCTAGGATTCACTGATGCTTCAAACATAATGCG CCACTATTACAAGAAGGATGTCAACATCTTCATTGCTGAGCCAGGAAATACAAAGGCTATTCTTGCAGTTTCTGCCTTAGCAAGAGCAATGAAGGAAATGAACAAGGTAGCAATTTTGCGCTGTGTTTGGAGACGAAAACAGAGAAATGCTATCATAGGGATCTTGACACCCAATGTATCTGAAAAAGATAGTGTT CCAAATGAAGGACAGCAAGAAGCAGCAGATAACTTGGTCCAGATGCTTTATCTTGCACCATTTGGCAGAGAGGAATCTCTCTTACCTGATGTTACACCCAATCCTGTTCTGGAG CGTTTTTATCGTTATCTTGAGTTGAAGTCGAAGAAGCCATATGCAGCTGTTCCTCCAGTTGACAAAACCCTCAAAACAATAACGGAGCCTGATCCAAAACTCCTTGCTCAAAACAAGTCCATAATTGATGAATTTAAAAGGCGGTTTGAACTCAAGCAGAATCCTAAG ctgaagaaatcaactagAGACAGACAGTCTGGTGTGAAAGAGGAAGCAAATATTGGAGAGAGTAGTGATGCTGGAGCCATCAATTCTGTTGAAAATACATCTGTAATTACTATGGTTAAGAAGATTGGAGATTCAACTCCTATTCAAGATTTTGAAGCCATGATGTCACACACAGAAAGCCCAGAGTGGGTTGGTAAAGCAATCAAGGAGATGAAGAACAAGATTTTTGACCTGGTGCAAAATTCAAATGAAAGGGATAACCAtcttaaagcattggattgtctAGTTGCCTTTCGCAAGGGTTGCATCCTTGAGCAA AAACCGACAGAGTTCAGCAATTTCCTCCTCCATATTTACAAATTCTGCAAGTACCATAATCTCAACAGTTTCTGTGAATCCCTTGCATCAAAAGAAATCATGCTGATCCCCAAGACTGAAGTAACAGACAG TGAAGTTACAGAAGATGAGGCCAGAAGCTTTATGGTGAAAAAGGAGCCTATACTAGAGTAA
- the LOC117931702 gene encoding ATP-dependent DNA helicase 2 subunit KU80-like isoform X6 — MIRNQEALVLLLDVSPPMHNFLPEVEKLCFMLLQKKLIYNKKDLVGIVLFGTKVTKNELTKKVGGYKHVLVSQDNKVVDGDLVEAVRELPRGTFAGEFLDAIVVGMDMLIKKFLLTKRGKIKKRLCLITSALCPTKGPYKGAKEDEIGTIAEQMTAHGMRLECIVARGRLSGNMNMRIMEENDLLLKLFSKKTIAKTVYVECPTSLLGALRTRNVAPVTIFRGDLELSPKMEIKVWVYKKSAEELPVLKLYSDEAPPTDKFATHEVRVNLQYKSVEDPSKVVPLTQRIKGYSYGPQVVPISSAEWEAVKFEPEKGVKLLGFTDASNIMRHYYKKDVNIFIAEPGNTKAILAVSALARAMKEMNKPNEGQQEAADNLVQMLYLAPFGREESLLPDVTPNPVLERFYRYLELKSKKPYAAVPPVDKTLKTITEPDPKLLAQNKSIIDEFKRRFELKQNPKLKKSTRDRQSGVKEEANIGESSDAGAINSVENTSVITMVKKIGDSTPIQDFEAMMSHTESPEWVGKAIKEMKNKIFDLVQNSNERDNHLKALDCLVAFRKGCILEQKPTEFSNFLLHIYKFCKYHNLNSFCESLASKEIMLIPKTEVTDSEVTEDEARSFMVKKEPILE; from the exons ATGATTCGAAATCAG GAGGCATTGGTTTTATTGCTTGATGTCAGTCCACCAATGCACAATTTTCTGCCAGAAGTTGAAAAACTCTGCTTCATGCTATTACAGAAGAAG CTGATCTACAACAAAAAAGATTTAGTTGGAATTGTTTTATTTGGAACTAAAG TTACTAAAAATGAGCTGACGAAGAAAGTGGGGGGATATAAGCATGTGCTGGTTTCACAGGATAACAAAGTTGTTGATGGTGATCTGGTTGAAGCTGTACGAGAACTTCCTCGAGGGACTTTTGCTGGTGAGT TTCTTGATGCTATTGTTGTTGGGATGGATATGTTGATAAAGAAATTTCTATTGACAAAAAGGGGAAAGATAAAGAAACGTCTTTGCCTTATTACAAGTGCACTATGTCCTACCAAGGGTCCATATAAAGGAGCAAAAGAAGATGAAATTGGCACCATTGCTGAACAAATGACTGCACATGGCATGAGGCTGGAATGTATAGTTGCAAGGGGGAGGCTAAGTGGCAATATGAATATGAGAATAATGGAGGAGAATGATCTTCTATTGAAACTATTTTCCAAGAAGACAATTGCAAAGACAGTGTATGTTGAGTGTCCTACTTCATTATTAGGCGCCCTTAGAACTCGGAACGTAGCACCTGTTACAATATTCAGAGGTGATCTTGAATTAAGCCCCAAAATGGAGATCAAG GTATGGGTTTACAAGAAATCAGCTGAAGAGCTCCCTGTACTGAAACTATATTCAGATGAAGCTCCTCCTACTGATAAATTTGCCACACATGAAGTCAGGGTAAATCTTCAGTATAAAAGTGTTGAAGATCCTAGCAAAGTTGTACCTCTGACGCAAAGGATTAAAGGTTATAGTTATGGACCTCAAGTTGTTCCAATTTCATCTGCTGAATGGGAAGCTGTCAAATTCGAACCAGAAAAGGGTGTGAAGCTTCTAGGATTCACTGATGCTTCAAACATAATGCG CCACTATTACAAGAAGGATGTCAACATCTTCATTGCTGAGCCAGGAAATACAAAGGCTATTCTTGCAGTTTCTGCCTTAGCAAGAGCAATGAAGGAAATGAACAAG CCAAATGAAGGACAGCAAGAAGCAGCAGATAACTTGGTCCAGATGCTTTATCTTGCACCATTTGGCAGAGAGGAATCTCTCTTACCTGATGTTACACCCAATCCTGTTCTGGAG CGTTTTTATCGTTATCTTGAGTTGAAGTCGAAGAAGCCATATGCAGCTGTTCCTCCAGTTGACAAAACCCTCAAAACAATAACGGAGCCTGATCCAAAACTCCTTGCTCAAAACAAGTCCATAATTGATGAATTTAAAAGGCGGTTTGAACTCAAGCAGAATCCTAAG ctgaagaaatcaactagAGACAGACAGTCTGGTGTGAAAGAGGAAGCAAATATTGGAGAGAGTAGTGATGCTGGAGCCATCAATTCTGTTGAAAATACATCTGTAATTACTATGGTTAAGAAGATTGGAGATTCAACTCCTATTCAAGATTTTGAAGCCATGATGTCACACACAGAAAGCCCAGAGTGGGTTGGTAAAGCAATCAAGGAGATGAAGAACAAGATTTTTGACCTGGTGCAAAATTCAAATGAAAGGGATAACCAtcttaaagcattggattgtctAGTTGCCTTTCGCAAGGGTTGCATCCTTGAGCAA AAACCGACAGAGTTCAGCAATTTCCTCCTCCATATTTACAAATTCTGCAAGTACCATAATCTCAACAGTTTCTGTGAATCCCTTGCATCAAAAGAAATCATGCTGATCCCCAAGACTGAAGTAACAGACAG TGAAGTTACAGAAGATGAGGCCAGAAGCTTTATGGTGAAAAAGGAGCCTATACTAGAGTAA